One Hordeum vulgare subsp. vulgare chromosome 4H, MorexV3_pseudomolecules_assembly, whole genome shotgun sequence DNA window includes the following coding sequences:
- the LOC123450034 gene encoding small nuclear ribonucleoprotein SmD3b-like codes for MSRSLGIPVKLLHEAAGHVVTVELKTGEVYRGSMIECEDNWNCQIENITFTAKDGKVSQLEHVFIRGSRVRFMIIPDMLKNAPMFKRLEARIRGKGSAIGVGRGRAVAMRARAAGGRGGGPPVGGGRGGAPPVRR; via the exons ATGAGCCGCAGCCTGGGGATCCCGGTGAAGCTGCTGCACGAGGCGGCGGGgcacgtggtgacggtggagctcaaGACCGGCGAGGTCTACCGGGGCTCCATGATCGAGTGCGAGGACAACTGGAACTGCCAGATCGAGAACATCACATTCACAGCAAAG GACGGCAAGGTGTCGCAGCTGGAGCACGTCTTCATCAGGGGCAGCAGGGTCAGGTTCATGATCATCCCCGACATGCTCAAGAACGCCCCCATGTTCAAGCGCCTAGAGGCCAGGATAAGG GGCAAGGGGTCGGCCATCGGCGTCGGGCGCGGCCGCGCTGTTGCCATGCGTGCCCGG GCTGCTGGTGGACGTGGTGGTGGTCCCCCTGTTGGAGGAGGACGGGGTGGCGCGCCTCCCGTGAGGAGGTAG
- the LOC123450035 gene encoding folylpolyglutamate synthase-like: MQQRCGAHHGHGHGHGGTTTTPTYPTLAPTTTARITRGRAPPMPHPPLAAAATLRRRLLPLSSPLSSFSSSRVRLLLPRAMKSSSTATRHAGAAAEGEYEEVLGRLSSLITQKVRAHTGNRGNQWDLMHRYLQILELEEPIARMKVIHVAGTKGKGSTCTFTESILRSCGFRTGLFTSPHLMDVRERFRLDGVDISEEKFLNYFWSCWNKLKEKTDDDIPMPPYFRFMALLAFKIFSAEQVDVALLEVGLGGKFDATNVVKTPVVCGISSLGYDHMEILGNTLGEIAGEKAGIFKKGVQAYTAPQPEEAMIALRQRASELGISLQVADPLKPHQLKDQYLGLHGEHQYVNAGLAVALASTWLEKQGHMDRMPLNRTDPLPDQFIRGLSSASLQGRAQIVSDSQVNSEEKDRDSSLVFYLDGAHSPESMEICARWFSHATKEQSQTCSKSRRILLFNCMSVRDPMRLLPHLVDTATQNGAHFDLALFVPNQSQYNKLGSKASAPAEPEQIDLSWQLSLQAVWEKLLHDDNKGSNSTDSGETSLVFESLPLAIEWLRKNTVEDPSTSYQVLVTGSLHLIGDVLRLLKK, from the exons ATGCAGCAGCGTTGCGGCGCCCACCACGGTCACGGTCACGGTCACGGtggcaccaccaccacccccacctACCCCACCCTCGCCCCCACTACAACTGCACGCATCACCCGCGGCCGCGCGCCGCCCATGCCTCACCCccctctcgccgccgccgccaccctccgccgccgcctgctccCTCTCTCCTCGCcgctatcctccttctcctcctcccgcgtccgcctcctcctcccccgcgccaTGAAGTCCTCCTCCACCGCCACGCGGCACGCAG GTGCCGCGGCGGAGGGGGAGTACGAGGAGGTTCTGGGCCGGCTATCCTCGCTCATCACGCAGAAGGTGCGGGCGCACACCGGCAACCGCGGCAACCAGTGGGACCTCATGCACCGCTACCtccag ATTCTCGAGCTGGAGGAGCCCATCGCGAGGATGAAGGTCATACATGTCGCCGGCACCAAAGGGAAG GGTTCGACATGCACGTTCACCGAGTCAATCCTGCGATCTTGTGGCTTCCGTACCGGCCTCTTCACCTCACCGCATTTGATGGATGTCCGCGAGCGGTTCCGGCTGGATGG GGTGGATATTTCTGAAGAGAAGTTTTTGAACTACTTCTGGAGCTGCTGGAATAAACTGAAG GAGAAGACTGATGATGATATTCCCATGCCGCCCTATTTCAGGTTCATGGCCTTGCTCGCATTCAAGATATTTTCTGCTGAGCAG GTAGATGTTGCTCTTCTTGAGGTTGGTCTTGGAGGAAAGTTTGATGCAACTAATGTG GTTAAGACACCTGTAGTCTGTGGAATATCTTCTCTTGGATATGATCATATGGAAATTCTCG GGAATACGCTTGGTGAAATTGCTGGGGAGAAGGCTGGAATTTTCAAG AAAGGAGTTCAAGCTTATACTGCTCCACAGCCAGAAGAGGCAATGATTGCCCTCAGGCAAAGAGCTTCAGAATTGGGC ATTTCACTCCAAGTCGCTGATCCTTTGAAGCCACATCAGTTAAAAGATCAATATCTTGGACTGCATGGTGAACACCAATATGTAAATGCTGGCCTTGCAGTTGCACTGGCTAGTACATGGCTTGAGAAGCAGGGACACATGGACAGAATGCCACTCAACCGCACC GATCCCTTACCAGATCAGTTCATTAGAGGACTTTCAAGTGCTTCTTTGCAAGGCCGAGCGCAAATTGTTTCAGATTCACAAGTAAATTCAGAAGAGAAGGACCGAGATAGTTCTTTGGTATTCTATTTGGATGGGGCACACAGCCCTGAAAGTATGGAAATATGTGCGAGGTGGTTTTCCCATGCTACCAAGGAGCAGTCTCAGACTTGCAGCAAATCTCGGAGG ATTCTTCTATTCAACTGCATGTCTGTGAGAGATCCTATGAGATTGCTTCCACATCTCGTTGATACTGCAACTCAAAATG GGGCCCACTTTGATCTGGCCCTATTTGTGCCAAATCAGTCACAATACAACAAGCTTGGTTCTAAGGCATCAGCACCTGCTGAGCCTGAGCAAATTGATTTGTCTTGGCAGCTATCTCTTCAAGCAGTGTGGGAGAAATTACTTCATGATGATAATAAAG GTTCAAACAGCACAGACTCTGGCGAGACTAGCCTAGTGTTTGAATCACTGCCACTAGCAATTGAGTGGCTAAGGAAAAATACCGTAGAGGATCCATCTACTTCTTATCAG GTCCTGGTTACTGGCTCCCTGCATCTCATCGGCGATGTACTGAGGTTGCTCAAGAAGTGA